The genomic DNA TTTGGCTTTTGGACCACACCCCCAAGGCCATCCTCTTGGACGAGGACCTGGACGTGGACCCCTTCGCTGTGGCCGCGCGCATCCGCCATGTGAAGCGGCTCAAGGAGGTGCCTTTGGCGGTGCTCATCTCCCCCTCGGAACGGCTTCGCATCACGGCGGAGGTGGTCCGGGTTTTGCCCTTAGAAAAGCCCTTAAGCCGCGAAAAGCTTTTCCGCTTTTTGCGCCTTTCTCCCCAACAGGGGGAGCTTGGGTAAACTGGTGGGCGTGCGGGTGCTCCGCTGGCTCGTCATGGTGCTGCTGGGGCTTTTGGTGGGGGGGAGCCTCGCCTTGGGCTATCTGGCCTACGCCTACACCCGGAACCTGCCGGACCTTTCGCAGTTTGAGCGTCTCCGCCTCACCGCCACCTCGGTTTTGTATGCCCGGGACGGCACGCCCTTGGCCCAGATCGCCAGCGTGGAGGAGGGGCGGGCCATCCACCGGAGCCTGGTGCGCCTAAAAGATGTGTCCCCGGCGGCGGTGGCGGCCATCGTTTTCTCCGAGGACCGCCGCTATTTCCAGCATTACGGAGTGGACTTTCTGAGGCTTCTCGGGGCGCTTTACGCCATCGCCCGGGGGGACTTACAGGGGGGAAGCACCATCACCACCCAGGTCATCAAGAACACCCTCCTCAAGGAGCTGGCCCAGGCCCGCTCCCTGGAGCGCAAGTTCAAGGAATGGGCCTTGGCCCTGGAGCTAGAGCGGCGCTACACCAAGGAAGAGATCCTGGAAATGTACCTAAACGTGGTGCCCTGGGGCGGGAACGCCGTGGGGATTAAGGGGGCGGCGGAGGCTTACTTTGGCAAGGACCCCGCTGCCTTGACCCTGGCGGAGGGGCTTTACCTAGCCTCCCTCATCCCCGCCCCCAACGCCCGCTACCAGGACCTGAAGGGGGTGCGGGAGCGGATGCGCCTCCTTCTGGACCAGATGGTGGCTGAGGGGTGGGTGAGCCCCGAGCTGGCGGAGGCCAGCTGGCGGGAGCCCTTGGTGCCCAAGGGCTGGCGAGCCCGCTACGACGGGGAGGGAAACCTTTTGGAGGCCCAGCTGGTGGACCCCGAAGCCCGGCTGGTGCGCCAGATGGACTTCCGCATGGCCCCTCACTTCGTCTTGGAGGTGCGGCGCTTCCTCGAGGCCCGCTTTGGCCGGGAGAAGGTGTACGGGGAAGGGGGACTAAAGGTCTACACCACCTTGGACCCCGCCATGCAAAGGGCAGCGGAACGGGCGGCCAAGGAGGCCCGCCTGCCGGAAGGGGCGGAGCTCGCCATCGTGGGCCTGGACCCGGAAACGGGGGAGGTCTTGGCCCTGGTGGGGGGCATCCGGCGGGAAGGGGATGAGTACAACCGGGCCACCCGGGCCCTACGGAACCCGGGAAGTGCGGTGAAGCCCTTCGTGTACGCCACCGCCTTCGAGGAGGGCTTCACGCAGGCCACCTTGGTGCCTGATCGCCCTCTGGAGTTCCCCGATCCCAGCCAGCCCGGGGGGGTGTGGCGGCCCAAGAACTTC from Thermus sp. LT1-2-5 includes the following:
- a CDS encoding response regulator, producing MAAEYPGLLLLSRNEALRAYAELALLERGYPVAYFDSAREGLFWLLDHTPKAILLDEDLDVDPFAVAARIRHVKRLKEVPLAVLISPSERLRITAEVVRVLPLEKPLSREKLFRFLRLSPQQGELG
- a CDS encoding transglycosylase domain-containing protein; its protein translation is MGVRVLRWLVMVLLGLLVGGSLALGYLAYAYTRNLPDLSQFERLRLTATSVLYARDGTPLAQIASVEEGRAIHRSLVRLKDVSPAAVAAIVFSEDRRYFQHYGVDFLRLLGALYAIARGDLQGGSTITTQVIKNTLLKELAQARSLERKFKEWALALELERRYTKEEILEMYLNVVPWGGNAVGIKGAAEAYFGKDPAALTLAEGLYLASLIPAPNARYQDLKGVRERMRLLLDQMVAEGWVSPELAEASWREPLVPKGWRARYDGEGNLLEAQLVDPEARLVRQMDFRMAPHFVLEVRRFLEARFGREKVYGEGGLKVYTTLDPAMQRAAERAAKEARLPEGAELAIVGLDPETGEVLALVGGIRREGDEYNRATRALRNPGSAVKPFVYATAFEEGFTQATLVPDRPLEFPDPSQPGGVWRPKNFSGTFLNREISVRYALDLSLNLPAIYTANAIGVEKVAQKLSQAGFAVRYPTLAIAIGGASITPVDLAAAYAAFVNGGYRVSPLYVLRVEDAEGRVLYQASPERRPLFSPQVAYQGWDLLKGYVYDLGEKGLAKGARIPGRVVGGKTGTTNEARDLWFAGVTRGLSAVVWVGRDDNRPLRMGGREPSSSVVNPPIWRAFVAEALRGRPGGDFPPPSGLVQARVDLVSGLPSQAGVAMWFPQGKVPLPPVVPPSETAPPSSPEPTGQGAPEASPEPMPLEESHGTSP